Proteins encoded within one genomic window of Fragaria vesca subsp. vesca linkage group LG1, FraVesHawaii_1.0, whole genome shotgun sequence:
- the LOC101312099 gene encoding GDSL esterase/lipase At5g33370-like: MAKSKLIVMLCVSICLLSVSSATEVAPPAAIFIFGDSTVDVGTNTLLLQSKARADFSPNGLDFPYSVPTGRFSNGINSADQIVRLFGYQKSPPPFLYTLNHMSTFKRDILQGVNFASAGSGIFSDTGIKKWIEVVSLGNQIQQFEAVRGNISKIVGHNKTDTLLSQSLFIISIGSNDLFELVDYYPNATDLFKAKRMERLQLKFQNHLKTLYKLGARKFGIISVAPIGCCPHARVQPNVDPSVCVKELNDLAQTFFIKAQNLLKKLSSELKGMKYSLGNSYEMTMSIIQDPYAFGFKDVQSACCGSGTLNGESPCVIYYNPNLCSNRNEFLFWDLYHPTEFASQLAARTLYGAGTRYMTPMNFSQLVAIDF; this comes from the exons ATGGCAAAGTCGAAGCTGATCGTGATGCTTTGTGTTTCAATTTGTTTGTTGTCTGTGTCCAGTGCAACTGAGGTAGCTCCTCCTGCGGCCATTTTCATATTTGGAGACTCAACTGTGGATGTTGGCACCAATACCTTGTTGCTCCAAAGTAAAGCACGGGCTGATTTCTCTCCAAACGGGCTTGATTTTCCTTATTCTGTGCCTACTGGGAGGTTCAGCAATGGCATTAACAGCGCTGACCAAATCG TGAGACTATTTGGATACCAGAAAAGTCCACCACCATTCTTGTATACTCTGAATCATATGTCCACCTTTAAAAGGGATATACTGCAGGGAGTGAACTTTGCTTCAGCAGGAAGCGGCATCTTCTCAGACACAGGGATAAAAAAATGG ATAGAAGTTGTGTCACTGGGAAATCAGATCCAACAATTTGAGGCGGTCCGTGGAAACATCTCAAAGATAGTTGGTCACAATAAAACTGATACCTTGCTTTCCCAGTCTTTGTTCATCATCAGTATCGGAAGCAATGATCTTTTCGAATTAGTGGATTACTATCCAAATGCAACCGACTTGTTTAAGGCGAAACGCATGGAACGTCTTCAACTTAAGTTCCAGAACCATTTGAAG ACTTTATACAAGCTGGGAGCTCGGAAATTTGGTATTATAAGTGTTGCTCCAATTGGATGTTGTCCCCATGCGCGTGTTCAACCAAATGTCGACCCTAGTGTTTGTGTGAAGGAACTAAACGATCTTGCTCAAACATTTTTCATAAAAGCTCAGAATCTCCTGAAGAAATTGAGCTCGGAGTTGAAAGGGATGAAGTATTCACTTGGAAATTCCTATGAAATGACCATGAGTATTATTCAAGACCCATATGCCTTCG GGTTTAAGGACGTTCAATCAGCCTGCTGCGGAAGCGGGACGTTAAATGGAGAAAGCCCATGCGTTATATATTATAATCCCAACCTTTGTTCGAATCGGAATGAGTTCTTATTCTGGGACTTGTATCATCCAACTGAGTTTGCTTCGCAATTAGCAGCACGAACACTTTATGGTGCAGGAACAAGATATATGACACCCATGAACTTCAGTCAGTTGGTTGCAATTGATTTTTGA
- the LOC101312390 gene encoding GDSL esterase/lipase At5g55050-like — MAKPADLLLCVSSFSFLVLFQTFLFVFVFVPVANTDDQVAPKPAAIFIFGDSTVDVGTNKLLRNSLSRADFSPNGVDFPYAIPTGRFSNGLNSADQIVRLFGYQRSPQPFLYSLKHRSTFKRDILHGVNFASGGSGIFKQTGKRNFVQVVPMGKQVKQFETVRGNITELIGFGGTEFMLSNSLFVISIGSNDLFELVNWYPNITVLEKAEYLVNLKLEYRNHLKDLYNLGARKFGIISVPPIGCCPAARVGPKSNDSSVCVEELNNLALTFLAQTEDFLRTLSSELKGFKYSLGNAYEMTMSILEDPLAFGFKDTRSACCGLGELNGKLPCLFFLDPKLCPNRREVLFWDLYHPTDFASELAALTLYGGGTRFVTPMNFSQLVALNISSYTQQ; from the exons ATGGCAAAGCCCGCTGATCTGTTGCTCTGCGTTTCATCATTTTCTTTCTTAGTTCTCTTTCAAACTTTCCTGTTCGTATTCGTATTCGTACCAGTTGCCAACACAGATGATCAGGTGGCTCCTAAACCTGCAGCTATTTTCATATTTGGAGATTCGACTGTGGATGTTGGCACCAACAAATTGTTGCGCAATAGTCTTTCCAGAGCTGATTTCTCACCCAACGGGGTTGATTTTCCTTATGCTATTCCGACGGGGAGGTTTAGTAACGGTCTTAACAGCGCCGACCAAATTG TAAGACTATTTGGGTATCAGAGAAGTCCGCAACCATTCTTGTACTCTCTGAAACATCGATCCACTTTCAAAAGGGATATACTGCATGGAGTTAATTTTGCATCAGGAGGATCCGGCATTTTCAAGCAAACAGGAAAAAGGAACTTT GTGCAAGTTGTGCCAATGGGAAAACAGGTCAAACAATTTGAGACTGTTCGTGGGAATATCACAGAACTAATTGGTTTTGGGGGAACTGAGTTTATGCTTTCCAACTCTTTGTTCGTTATTAGCATTGGAAGCAACGACCTGTTCGAATTAGTGAATTGGTATCCAAATATCACTGTCTTGGAAAAGGCTGAGTACTTGGTAAATCTTAAACTTGAGTACCGTAATCATCTGAAG GACTTGTACAATCTCGGAGCTAGAAAGTTCGGGATCATAAGTGTTCCTCCAATTGGATGCTGTCCTGCTGCTCGTGTTGGACCAAAATCAAATGACTCCAGTGTCTGTGTAGAAGAACTAAACAACCTTGCCTTAACATTTCTTGCACAGACTGAGGATTTCCTCCGAACATTAAGCTCAGAGTTGAAAGGATTCAAGTACTCGCTTGGAAACGCTTATGAAATGACTATGAGTATCCTTGAAGACCCATTAGCATTTG GCTTCAAGGACACTCGATCAGCCTGCTGTGGGTTAGGAGAGTTAAATGGAAAGTTACCTTGCCTCTTCTTCCTCGATCCCAAACTGTGTCCGAATCGGCGCGAGGTTTTGTTCTGGGATTTGTATCATCCTACTGACTTTGCTTCCGAGCTAGCAGCGCTAACCCTTTATGGCGGAGGAACAAGATTCGTCACACCTATGAACTTCAGTCAGTTGGTGGCTTTAAACATTAGCTCTTACACACAGCAATAG